Genomic segment of Streptococcus pneumoniae:
TGGTGGCTTCGGTGCGGTTTTCGGCGTTGAGTTTGCTGAGGATGTTGGACATGTAGTTGCGGATGGTGCCGTTTGAGAGGTACATTTGGTCGGCAATTTCTTTGTTGGATAGGCCCTCTGCAACTTTTTGAAGGAGAACCTGCTCCTGCTGGGTTAGGGGATTTTTCATGGTGAAAAAGCTCTCCATGAGCTCTGGCGAATACTCTTTTTGGCCTTGCCGCACGCGCTCAATGGTCCGCATCAGCTCAGCAATACTGCGTTCTTTCAGCACATAGGCATCCACATCCGCCCGAATGGCACGTTCAAAATAACCAGGCCGCTTGAAGGTGGTCACCATGATCACCTTTAAGCTCGGCAGCGCCTCTTTTGCCCACTCAAGGACATCTAACCCCGTCATCTCAGGCATCTCAATGTCTAAAATAGCGACATCTATCGTTTCCTTTTGTAAAATTGCTTGCGCTTCTAAGCCATTCTTGGCTGGGAAGACCTGATTGACAGCTTCCTGCAATTCCAAGAGTTGGCAGAGCGCATCGCGCAACATGCTTTGGTCTTCAGCGACGAGTATCTTCATCTTTTTCTCCTTTTGGAATGTCCAGTTGAATTTGTGTCGGCTGCTTACTGGACACAATTTCCACTCTTCCTTGGTAGCGAATCAAGCGGTCACGAATGGAATGCAACTCCTCACCCGTCAGCTCCCCAAAGCCAATCCCATTATCTTCTACCAAAACCCGGACCCAGCCGTCTTGCTCGCTCAACTGGATACGGCAATGACTTGCTTGACTATGTTTGATGAGATTATTACACAATTCCCGCAGGGCCATGGTCAAAGCAGCCTCCTGCTCCCTACCCATTTCTATATTGTCTTTTTCAACCGTTAGCTCAACCCCTGCCAACTCCAGCATATTTCCTAAAATTTGCAATTCTTCTTCCAAACTATGGAGTTTCAGAGCTTGGACAATCTGCCGCACTTCCTGCATGGCATTTTTGGTAATATCCCGCAAATCCTCGACTTCTTTCCTAGCCTTATCATAGGAATCACGCTCCATAAGCGTTAGCGCTAGCTCACTCTTATAGTCGTTTAGTCTATAAACAGTATTTTAGACTTTCATAGATAGACTTGCCAGCTCTAAGTAGCTCCCGAACCTTATGTTTGAGATTCGCCCAATAGTGTTCAATTGGATTGAGTTCGGGCGAATAAGGAGGTAATGGAAAAAAATAATGTCCTTTGTCTATGGCGAGTTTATCTAACCTGGCTTTGGGGTGAAAGCTAGCATTGTCCATCACAATCAGATGGGGCTCTGACAAAGAAGGCAAGAGTTGCTTGTCAAACCACTTAGTAAAAAAGTCACTTGTCATGCTTTCTTTGTAAATCATAGGCGCAACAATATCCTGACCAACCAGCCCTGCAACGACAGATGTACGTTCAAAACGACGACCACTTATCTTGTCATAGACCTTCACGCCTCTAGGTGCTCGACCTCGCTTTCGGTAAAGATAGGTATCAATCCCTGTTTCATCAATATAGACAATAGGGATGGTATCAAAGCAGGATAAAACCTCATGATACCGTCTCACTTCCTCCTTATTTTGTTCGCTGTAGGTCGTCGTCTTTTTTTAAAGTGATACCGAGTTGCTTGAGAGCTGCCCAAACAGAGGAGATACGGCAGTTAAAGTGTTCTGCTATTTCCCGCAAAAAAGCATCCGGGTGTTGCTCTACATATGCTTCTAATTGATCTAAGGGAATTTTTCGAGACTTGGCAACTCGTGCTTTCCGCTCTAGGTGTCCTTGTTCTGCAAGCTGTTTTTCCCACACATACAACGTATTGGTACTAATACCAAAAACTGCACATGCTTCTTTTTTGGTGTGACCAGCAGTAACGTAGTCTATTACTCGTTTTCTAAAATTCAATTCGTAAGCCATAAACTTATTATAACACATACTGTTTATAAACTAAAGGAGTATAACACTTAACATGGCAAAGACATGTCCCAAGGTATCGTGCAAATCCTGCCCAATCCGATTGCGTTCATTTTCAGCTAAAAGCAGGTTAATCGAGGTATTTTTCTCAAGCAACTCTTCCTCTAGCTTAGCTTTCTGGATACCTCTTTGCATTCCATATGTCATCGCAACGCATGCCAACAGCATAACAGCCAAAAAAATCTTCACTTCTATCTCATCTATAATAAAAATATAAATAACCAACAATAGAA
This window contains:
- a CDS encoding response regulator transcription factor — translated: MKILVAEDQSMLRDALCQLLELQEAVNQVFPAKNGLEAQAILQKETIDVAILDIEMPEMTGLDVLEWAKEALPSLKVIMVTTFKRPGYFERAIRADVDAYVLKERSIAELMRTIERVRQGQKEYSPELMESFFTMKNPLTQQEQVLLQKVAEGLSNKEIADQMYLSNGTIRNYMSNILSKLNAENRTEATKIAKENGWL
- a CDS encoding ATP-binding protein, translating into MERDSYDKARKEVEDLRDITKNAMQEVRQIVQALKLHSLEEELQILGNMLELAGVELTVEKDNIEMGREQEAALTMALRELCNNLIKHSQASHCRIQLSEQDGWVRVLVEDNGIGFGELTGEELHSIRDRLIRYQGRVEIVSSKQPTQIQLDIPKGEKDEDTRR
- a CDS encoding IS630 transposase-related protein encodes the protein MAYELNFRKRVIDYVTAGHTKKEACAVFGISTNTLYVWEKQLAEQGHLERKARVAKSRKIPLDQLEAYVEQHPDAFLREIAEHFNCRISSVWAALKQLGITLKKDDDLQRTK
- a CDS encoding transposase, translating into MRRYHEVLSCFDTIPIVYIDETGIDTYLYRKRGRAPRGVKVYDKISGRRFERTSVVAGLVGQDIVAPMIYKESMTSDFFTKWFDKQLLPSLSEPHLIVMDNASFHPKARLDKLAIDKGHYFFPLPPYSPELNPIEHYWANLKHKVRELLRAGKSIYESLKYCL